A portion of the Calliphora vicina chromosome 5, idCalVici1.1, whole genome shotgun sequence genome contains these proteins:
- the LOC135962110 gene encoding KH domain-containing, RNA-binding, signal transduction-associated protein 2-like isoform X2, with protein sequence MSHETEIQGGGIGYQPKINDVAQNFLDDLQKERSRLTEDFPLCALLIDEAFDRVYSTGRIPGREFYADVLKQKPMKLTQKVFVPVKQYPKFNFTGKILGPKGNSLIRLQDETQCKITIKGRNSMRDKVKEEELRKSDDPRFSHLNKDLFVEISTVATPAECYARIAYVLAEIRKYLIPDKNDEVSHEQLRETMDIDPEMAKAGYGGKPEIYKTVFDKTGGSKGTRKYLEFLKHTSNAEREELEDEYEYEHISHGPPPKRPSNSSGYEYIKVLLLVLARVTVP encoded by the exons atgtcTCATGAAACTGAAATTCAAGGAGGTGGAATAGGTTATCAACCCAAGATAAATGATGTTGCCCAAAATTTCTTGGATGATCTGCAGAAGGAACGCTCTCGTCTAACGGAAGATTTTCCATTGTGTGCTCTTTTAATTGATGAAG ctTTCGATCGAGTTTATTCTACTGGGCGTATACCCGGCCGCGAATTTTATGCCGATGTACTCAAGCAAAAGCCAATGAAACTTACCCAAAAGGTGTTTGTGCCAGTAAAACAATAtccgaaatttaattttactggAAAAATTTTGGGACCCAAAGGAAATTCCCTTATTCGCCTGCAGGACGAAACACAATGTAAGATAACTATCAAGGGCCGTAATTCCATGCGTGACAAGGTTAAGGAAGAAGAATTGCGAAAATCAGACGACCCACGTTTTAGTCATTTAAATAAGGATTTATTTGTGGAAATAAGTACAGTAGCCACACCAGCCGAATGCTATGCTCGTATTGCGTATGTTTTGGCCGAAATTCGCAAATATCTAATACCCGACAAAAATGATGAAGTCTCACACGAACAGTTACGTGAAACAATGGACATCGATCCTGAGATGGCTAAAGCTGGATATGGAGGTAAACCGGAAATATACAA AACTGTATTTGACAAAACTGGAGGTTCAAAAGGAACAcggaaatatttggaatttttgaaGCATACTTCAAATGCAGA gcGAGAGGAATTGGAAGACGAATATGAGTATGAACATATTTCACATGGCCCACCACCAAAACGCCCTTCAAATTCAAGTGGTTATGAATATATTAAAG TTTTGCTTCTCGTTCTGGCGCGTGTAACGGTTCCTTAA
- the LOC135962110 gene encoding KH domain-containing, RNA-binding, signal transduction-associated protein 2-like isoform X1 → MSHETEIQGGGIGYQPKINDVAQNFLDDLQKERSRLTEDFPLCALLIDEAFDRVYSTGRIPGREFYADVLKQKPMKLTQKVFVPVKQYPKFNFTGKILGPKGNSLIRLQDETQCKITIKGRNSMRDKVKEEELRKSDDPRFSHLNKDLFVEISTVATPAECYARIAYVLAEIRKYLIPDKNDEVSHEQLRETMDIDPEMAKAGYGGKPEIYKTVFDKTGGSKGTRKYLEFLKHTSNAEREELEDEYEYEHISHGPPPKRPSNSSGYEYIKVPSSSKGYKRAVPMYTDTKRVREVSSSKPYKNRL, encoded by the exons atgtcTCATGAAACTGAAATTCAAGGAGGTGGAATAGGTTATCAACCCAAGATAAATGATGTTGCCCAAAATTTCTTGGATGATCTGCAGAAGGAACGCTCTCGTCTAACGGAAGATTTTCCATTGTGTGCTCTTTTAATTGATGAAG ctTTCGATCGAGTTTATTCTACTGGGCGTATACCCGGCCGCGAATTTTATGCCGATGTACTCAAGCAAAAGCCAATGAAACTTACCCAAAAGGTGTTTGTGCCAGTAAAACAATAtccgaaatttaattttactggAAAAATTTTGGGACCCAAAGGAAATTCCCTTATTCGCCTGCAGGACGAAACACAATGTAAGATAACTATCAAGGGCCGTAATTCCATGCGTGACAAGGTTAAGGAAGAAGAATTGCGAAAATCAGACGACCCACGTTTTAGTCATTTAAATAAGGATTTATTTGTGGAAATAAGTACAGTAGCCACACCAGCCGAATGCTATGCTCGTATTGCGTATGTTTTGGCCGAAATTCGCAAATATCTAATACCCGACAAAAATGATGAAGTCTCACACGAACAGTTACGTGAAACAATGGACATCGATCCTGAGATGGCTAAAGCTGGATATGGAGGTAAACCGGAAATATACAA AACTGTATTTGACAAAACTGGAGGTTCAAAAGGAACAcggaaatatttggaatttttgaaGCATACTTCAAATGCAGA gcGAGAGGAATTGGAAGACGAATATGAGTATGAACATATTTCACATGGCCCACCACCAAAACGCCCTTCAAATTCAAGTGGTTATGAATATATTAAAG ttCCATCATCTTCGAAAGGATACAAACGTGCTGTACCCATGTATACAGATACCAAACGCGTACGTGAAGTCTCTTCATCTAAACCGTATAAAAAccgtttataa
- the LOC135960742 gene encoding KH domain-containing, RNA-binding, signal transduction-associated protein 2-like isoform X2 — MSHETEIQGGGIGYQPKINDVAQNFLVDLQKERSRLTEDFPLCALLIDEAFDRVYSTGRIPGREFYADVLKQKPMKLTQKVFVPVKQYPKFNFNGKILGPKGNSLIRLQDETQCKITIKGRNSMRDKVKEEELRKSDDPRFSHLNKDLFVEISTVATPAECYARIAYVLAEIRKYLIPDKNDEVSHEQLREIMDIDPEMAKAGYGGKPEIYKTVFDKTEGSKGTRKYLEFLKHTSNAEREELEDEYEYEHISHGPPPKRPSNSSGYEYIKVLLLVLARVTVP, encoded by the exons atgtcTCATGAAACTGAAATTCAAGGAGGTGGAATAGGTTATCAACCCAAGATAAATGATGTTGCCCAAAATTTCTTGGTTGATCTGCAGAAGGAACGCTCTCGTCTAACGGAAGATTTTCCATTGTGTGCTCTTTTAATTGATGAAG ctTTCGATCGAGTTTATTCTACTGGGCGTATACCCGGCCGCGAATTTTATGCCGATGTACTCAAGCAAAAGCCAATGAAACTTACCCAAAAGGTGTTTGTGCCAGTAAAACAATAtccgaaatttaattttaatggaaaaattttgGGACCCAAAGGAAATTCCCTTATTCGCCTGCAGGACGAAACACAATGTAAGATAACTATCAAGGGCCGTAATTCCATGCGTGACAAGGTTAAGGAAGAAGAATTGCGAAAATCAGACGACCCACGTTTTAGTCATTTAAATAAGGATTTATTTGTGGAAATAAGTACAGTAGCCACACCAGCCGAATGCTATGCTCGTATTGCGTATGTTTTGGCCGAAATTCGCAAATATCTAATACCCGACAAAAATGATGAAGTCTCACACGAACAGTTACGTGAAATAATGGACATCGATCCTGAGATGGCTAAAGCTGGATATGGAGGTAAACCGGAAATATACAA AACTGTATTTGACAAAACTGAAGGTTCAAAAGGAACACggaaatatttagaatttttgaagcATACTTCAAATGCAGA gcGAGAGGAATTGGAAGACGAATATGAGTATGAACATATTTCACATGGCCCACCACCAAAACGCCCTTCAAATTCAAGTGGTTATGAATATATTAAAG TTTTGCTTCTCGTTCTGGCGCGTGTAACGGTTCCTTAA
- the LOC135960742 gene encoding KH domain-containing, RNA-binding, signal transduction-associated protein 2-like isoform X1, with protein MSHETEIQGGGIGYQPKINDVAQNFLVDLQKERSRLTEDFPLCALLIDEAFDRVYSTGRIPGREFYADVLKQKPMKLTQKVFVPVKQYPKFNFNGKILGPKGNSLIRLQDETQCKITIKGRNSMRDKVKEEELRKSDDPRFSHLNKDLFVEISTVATPAECYARIAYVLAEIRKYLIPDKNDEVSHEQLREIMDIDPEMAKAGYGGKPEIYKTVFDKTEGSKGTRKYLEFLKHTSNAEREELEDEYEYEHISHGPPPKRPSNSSGYEYIKVPSSSKGYKRAVPMYTDTKRVREVSSSKPYKNRL; from the exons atgtcTCATGAAACTGAAATTCAAGGAGGTGGAATAGGTTATCAACCCAAGATAAATGATGTTGCCCAAAATTTCTTGGTTGATCTGCAGAAGGAACGCTCTCGTCTAACGGAAGATTTTCCATTGTGTGCTCTTTTAATTGATGAAG ctTTCGATCGAGTTTATTCTACTGGGCGTATACCCGGCCGCGAATTTTATGCCGATGTACTCAAGCAAAAGCCAATGAAACTTACCCAAAAGGTGTTTGTGCCAGTAAAACAATAtccgaaatttaattttaatggaaaaattttgGGACCCAAAGGAAATTCCCTTATTCGCCTGCAGGACGAAACACAATGTAAGATAACTATCAAGGGCCGTAATTCCATGCGTGACAAGGTTAAGGAAGAAGAATTGCGAAAATCAGACGACCCACGTTTTAGTCATTTAAATAAGGATTTATTTGTGGAAATAAGTACAGTAGCCACACCAGCCGAATGCTATGCTCGTATTGCGTATGTTTTGGCCGAAATTCGCAAATATCTAATACCCGACAAAAATGATGAAGTCTCACACGAACAGTTACGTGAAATAATGGACATCGATCCTGAGATGGCTAAAGCTGGATATGGAGGTAAACCGGAAATATACAA AACTGTATTTGACAAAACTGAAGGTTCAAAAGGAACACggaaatatttagaatttttgaagcATACTTCAAATGCAGA gcGAGAGGAATTGGAAGACGAATATGAGTATGAACATATTTCACATGGCCCACCACCAAAACGCCCTTCAAATTCAAGTGGTTATGAATATATTAAAG ttCCATCATCTTCGAAAGGATACAAACGTGCTGTACCCATGTATACAGATACCAAACGCGTACGTGAAGTCTCTTCATCTAAACCGTATAAAAAccgtttataa
- the LOC135960743 gene encoding KH domain-containing, RNA-binding, signal transduction-associated protein 2-like isoform X1, with translation MSHETEIQGGGIGYQPKINDVAQNFLDDLQKERSRLTEDFPLCALLIDEAFDRVYSTGRIPGREFYADVLKQKPMKLTQKVFVPVKQYPKFNFTGKILGPKGNSLIRLQDETQCKITIKGRNSMRDKVKEEELRKSDDPRFSHLNKDLFVEISTVATPAECYARIAYVLAEIRKYLIPDKNDEVSHEQLRETMDIDPEMAKAGYGGKPEIYKTVFDKTGGSKGTRKYLEFLKHTSNAEREELEDEYEYEHISHGPPPKRPSNSSGYEYIKVPSSSKGYKRAVPMYTDTKRVREVSSSKPYKNF, from the exons atgtcTCATGAAACTGAAATTCAAGGAGGTGGAATAGGTTATCAACCCAAGATAAATGATGTTGCCCAAAATTTCTTGGATGATCTGCAGAAGGAACGCTCTCGTCTAACGGAAGATTTTCCATTGTGTGCTCTTTTAATTGATGAAG ctTTCGATCGAGTTTATTCTACTGGGCGTATACCCGGCCGCGAATTTTATGCCGATGTACTCAAGCAAAAGCCAATGAAACTTACCCAAAAGGTGTTTGTGCCAGTAAAACAATAtccgaaatttaattttactggAAAAATTTTGGGACCCAAAGGAAATTCCCTTATTCGCCTGCAGGACGAAACACAATGTAAGATAACTATCAAGGGCCGTAATTCCATGCGTGACAAGGTTAAGGAAGAAGAATTGCGAAAATCAGACGACCCACGTTTTAGTCATTTAAATAAGGATTTATTTGTGGAAATAAGTACAGTAGCCACACCAGCCGAATGCTATGCTCGTATTGCGTATGTTTTGGCCGAAATTCGCAAATATCTAATACCCGACAAAAATGATGAAGTCTCACACGAACAGTTACGTGAAACAATGGACATCGATCCTGAGATGGCTAAAGCTGGATATGGAGGTAAACCGGAAATATACAA AACTGTATTTGACAAAACTGGAGGTTCAAAAGGAACAcggaaatatttggaatttttgaaGCATACTTCAAATGCAGA gcGAGAGGAATTGGAAGACGAATATGAGTATGAACATATTTCACATGGCCCACCACCAAAACGCCCTTCAAATTCAAGTGGTTATGAATATATTAAAG ttCCATCATCTTCGAAAGGATACAAACGTGCTGTACCCATGTATACAGATACCAAACGCGTACGTGAAGTCTCTTCATCTAAACCGTATAAAAACTTCTAA
- the LOC135962170 gene encoding KH domain-containing, RNA-binding, signal transduction-associated protein 2-like isoform X1 produces MSHETEIQGGGIGYQPKINDVAQNFLVDLQKERSRLTEDFPLCALLIDEAFDRVYSTGRIPGREFYADVLKQKPMKLTQKVFVPVKQYPKFNFNGKILGPKGNSLIRLQDETQCKITIKGRNSMRDKVKEEELRKSDDPRFSHLNKDLFVEISTVATPAECYARIAYVLAEIRKYLIPDKNDEVSHEQLREIMDIDPEMAKAGYGGKPEIYKTVFDKTEGSKGTRKYLEFLKHTSNAEREELEDEYEYEHISHGPPPKRPSNSSGYEYIKVPSSSKGYKRAVPMYTDTKRVREVSSSKPYKNF; encoded by the exons atgtcTCATGAAACTGAAATTCAAGGAGGTGGAATAGGTTATCAACCCAAGATAAATGATGTTGCCCAAAATTTCTTGGTTGATCTGCAGAAGGAACGCTCTCGTCTAACGGAAGATTTTCCATTGTGTGCTCTTTTAATTGATGAAG ctTTCGATCGAGTTTATTCTACTGGGCGTATACCCGGCCGCGAATTTTATGCCGATGTACTCAAGCAAAAGCCAATGAAACTTACCCAAAAGGTGTTTGTGCCAGTAAAACAATAtccgaaatttaattttaatggaaaaattttgGGACCCAAAGGAAATTCCCTTATTCGCCTGCAGGACGAAACACAATGTAAGATAACTATCAAGGGCCGTAATTCCATGCGTGACAAGGTTAAGGAAGAAGAATTGCGAAAATCAGACGACCCACGTTTTAGTCATTTAAATAAGGATTTATTTGTGGAAATAAGTACAGTAGCCACACCAGCCGAATGCTATGCTCGTATTGCGTATGTTTTGGCCGAAATTCGCAAATATCTAATACCCGACAAAAATGATGAAGTCTCACACGAACAGTTACGTGAAATAATGGACATCGATCCTGAGATGGCTAAAGCTGGATATGGAGGTAAACCGGAAATATACAA AACTGTATTTGACAAAACTGAAGGTTCAAAAGGAACACggaaatatttagaatttttgaagcATACTTCAAATGCAGA gcGAGAGGAATTGGAAGACGAATATGAGTATGAACATATTTCACATGGCCCACCACCAAAACGCCCTTCAAATTCAAGTGGTTATGAATATATTAAAG ttCCATCATCTTCGAAAGGATACAAACGTGCTGTACCCATGTATACAGATACCAAACGCGTACGTGAAGTCTCTTCATCTAAACCGTATAAAAACTTCTAA
- the LOC135962176 gene encoding KH domain-containing, RNA-binding, signal transduction-associated protein 2-like isoform X1: MSHETEIQGGGIGYQPKINDVAQNFLVDLQKERSRLTEDFPLCALLIDEAFDRVYSTGRIPGREFYADVLKQKPMKLTQKVFVPVKQYPKFNFNGKILGPKGNSLIRLQDETQCKITIKGRNSMRDKVKEEELRKSDDPRFSHLNKDLFVEISTVATPAECYARIAYVLAEIRKYLIPDKNDEVSHEQLREIMDIDPEMAKAGYGGKPEIYKTVFDKTEDSKGTRKYLEFLKHTSNAEREELEDEYEYEHISHGPPPKRPSNSSGYEYIKVPSSSKGYKRAVPMYTDTKRVREVSSSKPYKNF, translated from the exons atgtcTCATGAAACTGAAATTCAAGGAGGTGGAATAGGTTATCAACCCAAGATAAATGATGTTGCCCAAAATTTCTTGGTTGATCTGCAGAAGGAACGCTCTCGTCTAACGGAAGATTTTCCATTGTGTGCTCTTTTAATTGATGAAG ctTTCGATCGAGTTTATTCTACTGGGCGTATACCCGGCCGCGAATTTTATGCCGATGTACTCAAGCAAAAGCCAATGAAACTTACCCAAAAGGTGTTTGTGCCAGTAAAACAATAtccgaaatttaattttaatggaaaaattttgGGACCCAAAGGAAATTCCCTTATTCGCCTGCAGGACGAAACACAATGTAAGATAACTATCAAGGGCCGTAATTCCATGCGTGACAAGGTTAAGGAAGAAGAATTGCGAAAATCAGACGACCCACGTTTTAGTCATTTAAATAAGGATTTATTTGTGGAAATAAGTACAGTAGCCACACCAGCCGAATGCTATGCTCGTATTGCGTATGTTTTGGCCGAAATTCGCAAATATCTAATACCCGACAAAAATGATGAAGTCTCACACGAACAGTTACGTGAAATAATGGACATCGATCCTGAGATGGCTAAAGCTGGATATGGAGGTAAACCGGAAATATACAA AACTGTATTTGACAAAACTGAAGATTCAAAAGGAACACggaaatatttagaatttttgaagcATACTTCAAATGCAGA gcGAGAGGAATTGGAAGACGAATATGAGTATGAACATATTTCACATGGCCCACCACCAAAACGCCCTTCAAATTCAAGTGGTTATGAATATATTAAAG ttCCATCATCTTCGAAAGGATACAAACGTGCTGTACCCATGTATACAGATACCAAACGCGTACGTGAAGTCTCTTCATCTAAACCGTATAAAAACTTCTAA
- the LOC135962176 gene encoding KH domain-containing, RNA-binding, signal transduction-associated protein 2-like isoform X2, with amino-acid sequence MSHETEIQGGGIGYQPKINDVAQNFLVDLQKERSRLTEDFPLCALLIDEAFDRVYSTGRIPGREFYADVLKQKPMKLTQKVFVPVKQYPKFNFNGKILGPKGNSLIRLQDETQCKITIKGRNSMRDKVKEEELRKSDDPRFSHLNKDLFVEISTVATPAECYARIAYVLAEIRKYLIPDKNDEVSHEQLREIMDIDPEMAKAGYGGKPEIYKTVFDKTEDSKGTRKYLEFLKHTSNAEREELEDEYEYEHISHGPPPKRPSNSSGYEYIKVLLLVLARVTVP; translated from the exons atgtcTCATGAAACTGAAATTCAAGGAGGTGGAATAGGTTATCAACCCAAGATAAATGATGTTGCCCAAAATTTCTTGGTTGATCTGCAGAAGGAACGCTCTCGTCTAACGGAAGATTTTCCATTGTGTGCTCTTTTAATTGATGAAG ctTTCGATCGAGTTTATTCTACTGGGCGTATACCCGGCCGCGAATTTTATGCCGATGTACTCAAGCAAAAGCCAATGAAACTTACCCAAAAGGTGTTTGTGCCAGTAAAACAATAtccgaaatttaattttaatggaaaaattttgGGACCCAAAGGAAATTCCCTTATTCGCCTGCAGGACGAAACACAATGTAAGATAACTATCAAGGGCCGTAATTCCATGCGTGACAAGGTTAAGGAAGAAGAATTGCGAAAATCAGACGACCCACGTTTTAGTCATTTAAATAAGGATTTATTTGTGGAAATAAGTACAGTAGCCACACCAGCCGAATGCTATGCTCGTATTGCGTATGTTTTGGCCGAAATTCGCAAATATCTAATACCCGACAAAAATGATGAAGTCTCACACGAACAGTTACGTGAAATAATGGACATCGATCCTGAGATGGCTAAAGCTGGATATGGAGGTAAACCGGAAATATACAA AACTGTATTTGACAAAACTGAAGATTCAAAAGGAACACggaaatatttagaatttttgaagcATACTTCAAATGCAGA gcGAGAGGAATTGGAAGACGAATATGAGTATGAACATATTTCACATGGCCCACCACCAAAACGCCCTTCAAATTCAAGTGGTTATGAATATATTAAAG TTTTGCTTCTCGTTCTGGCGCGTGTAACGGTTCCTTAA
- the LOC135962176 gene encoding KH domain-containing, RNA-binding, signal transduction-associated protein 3-like isoform X3, translating to MSHETEIQGGGIGYQPKINDVAQNFLVDLQKERSRLTEDFPLCALLIDEAFDRVYSTGRIPGREFYADVLKQKPMKLTQKVFVPVKQYPKFNFNGKILGPKGNSLIRLQDETQCKITIKGRNSMRDKVKEEELRKSDDPRFSHLNKDLFVEISTVATPAECYARIAYVLAEIRKYLIPDKNDEVSHEQLREIMDIDPEMAKAGYGGKPEIYKREELEDEYEYEHISHGPPPKRPSNSSGYEYIKVPSSSKGYKRAVPMYTDTKRVREVSSSKPYKNF from the exons atgtcTCATGAAACTGAAATTCAAGGAGGTGGAATAGGTTATCAACCCAAGATAAATGATGTTGCCCAAAATTTCTTGGTTGATCTGCAGAAGGAACGCTCTCGTCTAACGGAAGATTTTCCATTGTGTGCTCTTTTAATTGATGAAG ctTTCGATCGAGTTTATTCTACTGGGCGTATACCCGGCCGCGAATTTTATGCCGATGTACTCAAGCAAAAGCCAATGAAACTTACCCAAAAGGTGTTTGTGCCAGTAAAACAATAtccgaaatttaattttaatggaaaaattttgGGACCCAAAGGAAATTCCCTTATTCGCCTGCAGGACGAAACACAATGTAAGATAACTATCAAGGGCCGTAATTCCATGCGTGACAAGGTTAAGGAAGAAGAATTGCGAAAATCAGACGACCCACGTTTTAGTCATTTAAATAAGGATTTATTTGTGGAAATAAGTACAGTAGCCACACCAGCCGAATGCTATGCTCGTATTGCGTATGTTTTGGCCGAAATTCGCAAATATCTAATACCCGACAAAAATGATGAAGTCTCACACGAACAGTTACGTGAAATAATGGACATCGATCCTGAGATGGCTAAAGCTGGATATGGAGGTAAACCGGAAATATACAA gcGAGAGGAATTGGAAGACGAATATGAGTATGAACATATTTCACATGGCCCACCACCAAAACGCCCTTCAAATTCAAGTGGTTATGAATATATTAAAG ttCCATCATCTTCGAAAGGATACAAACGTGCTGTACCCATGTATACAGATACCAAACGCGTACGTGAAGTCTCTTCATCTAAACCGTATAAAAACTTCTAA
- the LOC135962067 gene encoding KH domain-containing, RNA-binding, signal transduction-associated protein 2-like, whose protein sequence is MSHETEIQGGGIGYQPKINDVAQNFLDDLQKERSRLTEDFPLCALLIDEAFDRVYSTGRIPGREFYADVLKQKPMKLTQKVFVPVKQYPKFNFTGKILGPKGNSLIRLQDETQCKITIKGRNSMRDKVKEEELRKSDDPRFSHLNKDLFVEISTVATPAECYARIAYVLAEIRKYLIPDKNDEVSHEQLREIMDIDPEMAKAGYGGKPEIYKTVFDKTGGSKGTRKYLEFLKHTSNAEREELEDEYEYEHISHAPPPKRPSSSSDYEYIKVPSHSKGYKRAVPMYTETRRVREVSSSKPYDTNIKPSYMKGILKKYK, encoded by the exons atgtcTCATGAAACTGAAATTCAAGGAGGTGGAATAGGTTATCAACCCAAGATAAATGATGTTGCCCAAAATTTCTTGGATGATCTGCAGAAGGAACGCTCTCGTCTAACGGAAGATTTTCCATTGTGTGCTCTTTTAATTGATGAAG ctTTCGATCGAGTTTATTCTACTGGGCGTATACCCGGCCGCGAATTTTATGCCGATGTACTCAAGCAAAAGCCAATGAAACTTACCCAAAAGGTGTTTGTGCCAGTAAAACAATAtccgaaatttaattttactggAAAAATTTTGGGACCCAAAGGAAATTCCCTTATTCGCCTGCAGGACGAAACACAATGTAAGATAACTATCAAGGGCCGTAATTCCATGCGTGACAAGGTTAAGGAAGAAGAATTGCGAAAATCAGACGACCCACGTTTTAGTCATTTAAATAAGGATTTATTTGTGGAAATAAGTACAGTAGCCACACCAGCCGAATGCTATGCTCGTATTGCGTATGTTTTGGCCGAAATTCGCAAATATCTAATACCCGACAAAAATGATGAAGTCTCACACGAACAGTTACGTGAAATAATGGACATCGATCCTGAGATGGCTAAAGCTGGATATGGAGGTAAACCGGAAATATACAA AACTGTATTTGACAAAACTGGAGGTTCAAAAGGAACAcggaaatatttggaatttttgaaGCATACTTCAAATGCAGA gcGAGAGGAATTGGAAGACGAATATGAGTATGAACATATTTCACATGCCCCACCACCAAAACGCCCTTCAAGTTCAAGTGATTATGAATATATTAAAG tTCCATCACATTCGAAAGGATACAAACGTGCTGTACCCATGTATACAGAAACCAGACGCGTACGTGAAGTCTCTTCATCTAAACCGTATGATACAAATATAAAACCTTCTTATATgaaaggaattttaaaaaaatataaataa